The genomic DNA AGAATAAAAAAAGAAAAAAATAATAATAAATAATTTTATTATATTATTTTGTTTATGAAATATTTTATACCTAAAGGTACTAGAGATTTTTCTCCAATTGAAACTTATAATCGTAATTTTTTGATTAAAACTATCAAAAAATGTTTTAAAATATTTGGTTTTTATCCACTAGAAACTCCATCTATTGAAAATATATCTACTCTTAACGAAAAATATGGAGAAGAAGTCGAATTTTTAATATTTAAAATACTTAATTCCGGAAATACTTTAAGAAAAGGAATATTAAATTTTTTAAAAGAAATAGATAAAAGTAACAATATAAAAACTAATATTTATAATAATCAAATTGTATATAGATTTTTATCTAATAAAGCACTTAGATATGATCTAACTGTTCCTTTTATACGATATATAATTATGAATAAAAATAGAATTTTTTTTCCATTTAAAAGATATCAAATACAACCTGTATGGAGATCTGAAAAACCTCAAAAAGGAAGATTTAGAGAATTTTATCAATCTGATGCCGATATTGTTTCAAGATCTTATTCATTATGGTCCGAAATAGAATTAATTAAACTTTGTGATTATATTTTTACAAAACTAAATTTATCTATAATTATTTATATTAATCATATATATATATTGAAAGGAATAGTAGAGTTAATTGGTATAAAAGATAATTTATGGAAAGATTTTATTATAATTTTAGATAAATGGAATAAAATTGGAGAAAATGAAGTAAAAAAAGAAATGTTGAATAAAGGTATTACTTTACAATCATTTAATGATATAAAATATTTAATAAAAAGAAATGAAAGTTTTCAAAATAAAAAAAAATTTTTTGAAAAAAAATTTCAGTATTCTAATAAAGGTAAAATAGGTCTTAAAGAAATTAGTTTTATATATGAAACTCTAGAAAATATTTCTTTATATAAAACAAAATTAAAATGGAACATTTCTTTAGCAAGGGGAATAAATTATTATACAGGTATAATATGGGAAATTATCCCGAATAAACAAAATAATTATAATTCTATTGGAGGAGGAGGTAGATACGATAAATTAATAAATTTATTTGGAATGAAAAATATTTATGGGACAGGAATTTCATTTGGTTTAGATAGAATTTATTTAGCTATGGAAAAAGAAAATTTATTTAAAATTAATAAATATAATTTTTTTCCATCTAAAATTATGTTTATTAATTTTGGAGATAAAGAATCTATTTATTCATATAAATTATTAGATTTATTAAGAAAAAAAGGAATATCTACTCAATTATATCCTAATGTTTCAAACATTAATAAACAATTTAAATATGCGTATGATAATAATATTAAATTTGTTATAATGATAGGTGAAAATGAAATTAAAAATAATAAAATTAAAATGAAAAATACTAAGAATAAAATAGAAGTAGAATATAATAATATTAATGATTTAATAAATGATATTATATAATTAAACTTTAATTTAAATTTTTTGACTTAAGCTTCATAGCTTCTTTTTTCCAAAAGTAAAATCCTTCTACAGATAAGTAAATAATAATTACTATTATTATTTTTGAATAAAATGATGAAAAAAAAATAGATAAAATATTAATAATAATACAAATTATCCAATTTTCTACTTTTTTTATAGCCATTTGATACATACGAGAAAAATTTAATCCATTTATTATTATATTATTGAAATTATTTTCATCATTTTTTACATTTAGAGATAAAACAATTATATTTAGTACACAAGTAATAAAAAATAAAACAAATGTTTGTATGTAATCTTTTTTTTTACAAAAAGTTATAGAAATTTTTTTATTTTTTTTATTCATCCATAATAACCATCCGTATAAGTTAATCATAATATAATATATTTTCATTATAAAATTTCCATATAAATGGTTTTTATAAGTTGAATAACTACTTATTATATAACTCATTATAAAAGATGGATATGCCCAAGTATTATATTTTATAGAAAGAAATGTACTAATAATAGTAAAAAAAATGGATATTAAATCTAATGTTAAATAAATCCAACATTTTTCATTATGATAATGTAAAAGAAACATAATTTTATTTATATGTATGATAGTAATTATATATCTATGCTGTAGACTAAATAATAATTTTCTAATTTTTTATAAAATGCAGTAAATTTTTTGCTACAATATTTTTTTATGATCCAACATTGAATAGAATGATCTTTTTTTATGCAAAAAGGAGAAACTTTATAATGATTTAAAAAATTGTAATAAGTACCCCCATTTAATTTATATAAACTTTCTTTTATTCCCCATATAATATGTAAATAATCTTTTTCAGATTTTTTTTTTAAAAAAAAATTTTCATCTTTTCTAACAAATTTTTTCTTTATTTTTGTTATTTTTTCTCTATATTTTTCTATATCTATTCCAACATGATAAGAACTAATTGCTATAGCAATTCTTTCATAAGAATGACTTAAAGAAAAATATTTTTTTTTTCCTTTGTATATAAAAAAATTATTATTATATAATGAATTTATTTTTATTCTCATATACCTTAAAATAAAACGAGTTCCTATAAATTCTATTTTTCTTTTATCTGATAAAGAAAGAAAAATTTTTCTTTCTTTATCATTTAATAATAATAATTGTTTAAAATTTGTGGTATTTAAATATTTATTCCATTTTATTACTATAATCTTTGTATGAATTTCATCAAATTTAGTATTTTTCATAATTTAATATTTTTGATTGTTATGAAAAAAAAAATTGAGGAAACATTAAAAAATATATTTATTAATAATAAAAATATAATTGAATTAAATTTTTTAAAAAAAATAGATGTATTAAATAACAAAATTATTATTTATTTAGATTTACCAAATCCTACTATGCATTTGAAAAATAAAATAGAAAAAGAAATTTTATTATCATTAGATCATGTCATACAAAAGAAAATATATATAAAAATTAATGTAAAATTAAATAATATAAAAAAAAATTCTTCGAAAATAAAAAATATAATTGCTATAGCATCCGGTAAAGGAGGCGTTGGTAAATCTACAATCTCATCTATAATGGCAGTTAGTTTAATAAAAATGGGATTTAATGTAGGACTATTAGATGCCGATATTTATGGGCCTTCAATACCATTAATATTTAATATTGATATACATAATCAATCCATTTTGTATAAAAATGGATTTTTGAACCCTATTTTTATTAAAGGACTAAAAATTTTATCTATGGGATTTTTTTCAAAATATGGACAAGCAATTGTATGGAGAGGTCCCTTGGTTACAAAAGTTTTAATGCAATTTATTTATAAAACTAATTGGGGGGATCTTGATTTTTTAATTATAGATCTTCCACCAGGAACTGGTGATATTCATTTATCTATTGCACAACAAGATTTTTTTTTAAAAGGAGTAGTTATAATAAGTACACCTCATCAATTATCTTTTTCAGATGTATCAAGAACTATAAAAATGTATAAAATAAGATCAATAAATATTCCAATATTAGGAATTATTGAAAATATGTCATTTTTCTTTATAAAAAAAAATAAATATTATTTATATGGAAAAAATCATGTAAGAGAATTTTCAAAAAAAATGAATTTATCTTTTTTAGGAGAAATTCCTTTTTTACAGGAAATACAAAATGTTATTGACATTGGTATTTTTAATGTATTAAACAATAATATTATATATAATAATTTTGAAAAAATTATAAAATGTATTATAAACCAATTATAGATTATACTAAGATGTTATTAATTTTAAATTAGATCATGTAATTACATCAACCTCTCTTGATAATATGACCCCTAATTTTTTTTTTACATCTTGAATAATTTTTTCTGAAATAGAATATATTTGCATTCCATTTGCTTTTCCATGATTTAACAAAATTATTGGATATTTTTCATATATTTCCACATCACCTATTCTTTTTCCTTTCCATCCTACATATTCAATTAACCAATTTGTAGATATTTTAATCATACTTTTAATAGGGGTTCCAATAATATTGGGATAACGAATTTTTAATTTTTTAAAAAAGTTTTTTTCTACTATAGGATTTGTAAAAAAGCTTCCTGCATTTCCAATATTTTTTGGATCTGGTATCTTTTTTTTTCTAATAGAAGCTATAATTTTTATTAGATCATTACTAGTAGGATTTTTTATTTTTAATAAATTTATTTTTTCTTTAACATCAGTATGATTTATATTTAATTTTTCGAAATTTTTTTTCAATATAAAAAAAACTGATAAGATTAAATATTTATTTTTATTTTTTTTGAAAATAGAATTACGATATGAAAATTTACATTCTTTACGTGTAAGTTCCAATATTTTTTTTTTGATTGTATCATAGACTTCTACTTTTAGAATAAAATTTTTTATTTCTACTCCATATGCCCCAATATTTTGTATTGGTGATACTCCAATTGTTCCAGGAATAAAATATAAATTTTCTAATCCATAGAATCCTTTATTTATAGTCCATTCTACAAAATTATTCCAATTTTCTCCAGAAAATGCTTTTACGATAACTTTATTTTTAGTTTCATAAACTATTTTTATTCCCTTAATTTCCATTTTCATAATTAATCCTGGATAATAATTATTTAAGAATAATACATTACTACCATTGCCCAGTATTCGTTTAGGAATAAAAATATATTGATCATATATTTTTATAAGATCATATATATTTTTTATGATTACGAAATAACGAGTATAAACATTAATTCCAAATGTATTAAATTTTTTTAATGAAAAATTTTTTTTAATTATTAACATTAAAATTAAAAGTTAAATAAATTTAATTTTGTTTGTAAATAATGTAATGATTAAATTTATTGATAAACATATAAATATAAAATTATTTTTTTATGAAAAAAGGAGGAAATTTTTTTATGGGAATTATTATTGGTACTATAACTGGATTAGCAATGGGTATTATGTTTTATCCAAGAAAAGAAAATAAATTTAAAAATATTTTTAATAAAAAAACTGAAACTTTAAAAGAAAATTTACAAAATATTAAAAAAAAAATTGGAAAAAAAATAGATACGATAAAATCAGATTTTGAAATACAATGGAAAAAACATAAAAATAAGAATGATATAGATAAAATAGAGGATGAATTAGGTACTTAATGTAATGTTTTATTTT from Blattabacterium cuenoti includes the following:
- the hisS gene encoding histidine--tRNA ligase, which codes for MKYFIPKGTRDFSPIETYNRNFLIKTIKKCFKIFGFYPLETPSIENISTLNEKYGEEVEFLIFKILNSGNTLRKGILNFLKEIDKSNNIKTNIYNNQIVYRFLSNKALRYDLTVPFIRYIIMNKNRIFFPFKRYQIQPVWRSEKPQKGRFREFYQSDADIVSRSYSLWSEIELIKLCDYIFTKLNLSIIIYINHIYILKGIVELIGIKDNLWKDFIIILDKWNKIGENEVKKEMLNKGITLQSFNDIKYLIKRNESFQNKKKFFEKKFQYSNKGKIGLKEISFIYETLENISLYKTKLKWNISLARGINYYTGIIWEIIPNKQNNYNSIGGGGRYDKLINLFGMKNIYGTGISFGLDRIYLAMEKENLFKINKYNFFPSKIMFINFGDKESIYSYKLLDLLRKKGISTQLYPNVSNINKQFKYAYDNNIKFVIMIGENEIKNNKIKMKNTKNKIEVEYNNINDLINDII
- a CDS encoding nicotinamide mononucleotide transporter; this encodes MFLLHYHNEKCWIYLTLDLISIFFTIISTFLSIKYNTWAYPSFIMSYIISSYSTYKNHLYGNFIMKIYYIMINLYGWLLWMNKKNKKISITFCKKKDYIQTFVLFFITCVLNIIVLSLNVKNDENNFNNIIINGLNFSRMYQMAIKKVENWIICIIINILSIFFSSFYSKIIIVIIIYLSVEGFYFWKKEAMKLKSKNLN
- a CDS encoding 4'-phosphopantetheinyl transferase family protein → MKNTKFDEIHTKIIVIKWNKYLNTTNFKQLLLLNDKERKIFLSLSDKRKIEFIGTRFILRYMRIKINSLYNNNFFIYKGKKKYFSLSHSYERIAIAISSYHVGIDIEKYREKITKIKKKFVRKDENFFLKKKSEKDYLHIIWGIKESLYKLNGGTYYNFLNHYKVSPFCIKKDHSIQCWIIKKYCSKKFTAFYKKLENYYLVYSIDI
- a CDS encoding Mrp/NBP35 family ATP-binding protein, which codes for MKKKIEETLKNIFINNKNIIELNFLKKIDVLNNKIIIYLDLPNPTMHLKNKIEKEILLSLDHVIQKKIYIKINVKLNNIKKNSSKIKNIIAIASGKGGVGKSTISSIMAVSLIKMGFNVGLLDADIYGPSIPLIFNIDIHNQSILYKNGFLNPIFIKGLKILSMGFFSKYGQAIVWRGPLVTKVLMQFIYKTNWGDLDFLIIDLPPGTGDIHLSIAQQDFFLKGVVIISTPHQLSFSDVSRTIKMYKIRSINIPILGIIENMSFFFIKKNKYYLYGKNHVREFSKKMNLSFLGEIPFLQEIQNVIDIGIFNVLNNNIIYNNFEKIIKCIINQL
- the murB gene encoding UDP-N-acetylmuramate dehydrogenase; translation: MLIIKKNFSLKKFNTFGINVYTRYFVIIKNIYDLIKIYDQYIFIPKRILGNGSNVLFLNNYYPGLIMKMEIKGIKIVYETKNKVIVKAFSGENWNNFVEWTINKGFYGLENLYFIPGTIGVSPIQNIGAYGVEIKNFILKVEVYDTIKKKILELTRKECKFSYRNSIFKKNKNKYLILSVFFILKKNFEKLNINHTDVKEKINLLKIKNPTSNDLIKIIASIRKKKIPDPKNIGNAGSFFTNPIVEKNFFKKLKIRYPNIIGTPIKSMIKISTNWLIEYVGWKGKRIGDVEIYEKYPIILLNHGKANGMQIYSISEKIIQDVKKKLGVILSREVDVIT
- a CDS encoding YtxH domain-containing protein, whose product is MKKGGNFFMGIIIGTITGLAMGIMFYPRKENKFKNIFNKKTETLKENLQNIKKKIGKKIDTIKSDFEIQWKKHKNKNDIDKIEDELGT